The stretch of DNA AACGTCTAAATAATTAAGTCATTCTGATTAACCAACTTTTATCGGAATTATTACCTATTTCTTTAACATTTAACCACATTAAAGTGTTTTTTTGTTAATTTTAACTGAACTATAAGAGCTAGAGGCTCACTTTTGGATACTAAACACACAATTGAACCAATAGGTTTCATACAAACGCCTTTTAAAGAAAAATTTGGTATACCTCGACAACCTAATTTGTGCGCGGCAAAAGGGACCATTGTACTTGACGAGACTTTGTTCTCAGCTGATTCGGTGAATGGATTGCTATCTCATTCCCATATTTGGTTGCTGTTTTTGTTTGACCAGAATATAGAAAAAGGTTGGAAAGAGAATGTTCGCCCGCCTCGCTTAGGTGGTAATAAGAAAATTGGAGTATTTGCCACTCGCTCAACTTTTAGACCAAATGCAATCGGAATGTCAGTCGTTAAATTATTGAGCGTCGAACAAGTAGATAAACAGTTGCATATTGGTGTTCAAGGTGTCGACTTAGTTAATAATACGCCTATTGTTGATATTAAACCTTACATACCCTATTCAGATGCCATCATTGATGCCACATCGAGTTTGGCCAATGACGAACCATTACAAACGTTAAATGTGGATTTTTCTGTTGATGCTGAAGCCTCGTTAAAAAACCTCAAAATAACAGACGAAACAAGAAAACTAATGGTCGATGTGTTGTCGCAAGATCCCAGGCCGTCATATAAAAAAAATAAACTTGATTCAAAAATATATGGCATCACATTAGACAATATAAATATTACGTGGCAAGTAACTAACGAAGTTTGTGAGGTGATTGATGTTAAAGCAATTTAACGTATTAATATTTATTGCATTTGGTTTTATATCGAGCTCGGTACCGGCTAGCTCCCAGACTACTTTCTCTATCAATGCTCAAGCCACCCCAGCTGACGACCTGGTATTATCTAATGATATAAATATGACTAGGAATGCTGATGAGCCTAGTGAGCTCACAAAAAAAGACAGTCTGTTTGTCCTTCCCCCTTTACCCATACCTACAACGGCCAATGCATCTGTCGCCGTGAGCAATAACAGCAAAACTTTCATATATAGCTTTATGGGACTTGAGCAAACCGACAGTGGTTTAGACGTTAGTAGTAAAGCGTGGAAGCTAGATCTATCGGAGACTCCCCAGCAATGGAAGGCCATTTCAGCGGTACCAACAATTCAAAAACAAAAAGGCCGGTTTGCCACAACGGCTACCGCTTTAGATAATTTTATTTATCTACTTGGTGGCTATAGTACCAATAGCGTAACTCGACCTAAACTCAGCCCAAACTTACAAAATGTCACTGACTTTTATAGTTACGACCCAGTAAATGATACCTATCAGCAGCTGGCCGACATGCCGGTTCCTGTAGATGATACCGTTATTCTTCCATATCAAAATCGCTACTTATATGTAGTGTCCGGTTGGCATAAAGACGGAGCGGTAAATTTGGTGCAAGTCTTCGACACTCACAAAAACAGCTGGTTCCAAGCTAGCCCGTTATTAGGGAATGGGCGTTTTGGTCATGCAGCGGGCATTATAGATAATCAAATAGTCGTTTGTGATGGTATGGAGCAAACGCCACAGCTAGCTTCAACGCCAGTTCTTAACATTCAAGCGTCATGTTTATTAGGTGAAATAAATGCGATGGACCCAAGTAAAATAACCTGGTTTCAGTGGGTGCATCCAACAGACTCGGGCCGCTTTCGTATGGCCGCGTTTAGTGACATTGATAATGGTTCTATCAGTTTTATTGGTGGTTCCACAAAACCCTACGATATTAACGGCAAGATCAGTAGTTCTCAATTAGCAGAGCCGAACGCTGATATATGGACTTACCATGCTGATAAACGCAGTTGGAGTATTGCCGAGTCAAGCAACCCAGTCTTTGATATTAAAAACGTTGTAAAATTAAATAACCAACTCCTAACGATAGGTGGTCGCGAGTCTACTGGTATTTCCAATAAAGTACTGAATCATAGTGAGCGTTAACCATGGCAATGCACTAATTTCATGGTTTTAGTTAGTTTTTAAATTGAGGTTGAAACTTAACTTTATTTTGAACGGCTACTGCCAGTTCCAGCTAATATTCGATAATAACTTGCACGAGTCACATTTAAAATCAAACAAACCAAATAAGGGTTTATTCACTCGCCAATGACTATCACAACTTGGGCAGCGTCTTGTTGTTTCTTGCTCAAAGCTGTCACCACCAACACGGTACAAATATTGAAAACATGGTCTACCCGTTATCGACTCAATTTGGTCGAGTAGTTCGCGACCTTTTAAAGACAACTGGCTGTTAGGCAAAGAAAGCTGCTCCAACATAACGGCTTCAATTTCTGACAGTTCATTCATTTGTAACTGGTCGCATGCTGCCTGACTTTCTTGCCATTTTATTAACGGCTTGCGGACCACCTCGGGTAATTTATACAAGGGAATTGGCATAAAATGTTCGCTACAGCGAATTGGCGAACAAGACTGAACAAAAGTAGAGTATAGGATATAGCCCTTTGGCGATTGGCACACGTCGGTAAAGTCCGACTGACTTTCTAGGCCAGTTACTTCAATGTAAGGCCCCGCGATGCCTAAGTCTTTTAACTCAGCAACAATTTCTTCTATTATCGGAGTAAAGTATTTAGAGTCCATGGCGTCTTGTTCTGGACAAACCAAATGACAAACAAACGCTTGGTTCGTTAAGGTGAGAGCAAACTCTCGTCCTAGGATTTGGCCGTTATACCTAAGTTCATCCAATAACTCAGAGATGACAGTTTGAGCTTGTTCAAGCGATATTTCTCGCTGACAAACAAATTTAACTTGGCAGACAACCATTAATTCGCCTTTTATTTTATATTAGTTATTTAATCCGATGCATTTGATTGCTAGAATCCTTGCCCATTCTAGCCCATTTTTGTGGCAACTAATTAAGTAAATTTAATACGAGAGCAAAATCCAATGCGTACTAGTGATTATATTATCGCAACATTAAAAGAAACGCCGTCCGATGCTGAAGTCATTAGCCATCAGCTAATGTTACGTGCCGGCATGATCCGAAAGTTAGCATCTGGATTGTACACTTGGTTACCGACAGGCTTAAAAGTCGTGCGTAAAGTTGAACAAGTTGTTCGTGAGGAGCTTGAGAAAGCCGGCGCAATTGAAATGTTAATGCCTGTTGTACAACCTGCTGATTTATGGGAAGAGTCTGGTCGTTGGCAGGAGTACGGCCCTGAGTTGCTTCGTATTAAGGATCGTCACAATCGTGACTTTGCGTTAGGCCCAACGCATGAAGAAGTGGTTACAGAGTTTGTAAGAAAAGAAATAAATAGCTACAAACAGCTGCCGTTAAATCTTTACCAAATTCAAACTAAGTTCCGTGATGAAGTGAGACCTCGCTTTGGTGTCATGCGATCTCGCGAATTCATCATGAAAGATGCATATTCATTTCACCTTACGACAGAATGCTTGCAACAAACGTATGACCGCATGCACAAAGCCTACTGTAATATATTTGAGCGCTTGGGTTTAGATTATCGTCCAGTATTGGCTGACACGGGCTCTATTGGTGGCGATGCATCACACGAATTCCATGTGCTAGCGGAATCTGGTGAAGATGCAATTGCCTTCTCAACAGTAAGTCAATACGCTGCCAACGTTGAAAAAGCAGAAGCGGTTGCACTTAAAGCGGAGGCTGATGCACCTACCCTAGAAAAAACACTCGTTGATACTCCAAATACAAAAACAATTGCCGATTTGGTTGGCAACTTTGATGTAAACATTGAAAACACTTTAAAAACGTTAGTGGTAAAAGCATCTGATGCCGTTGACAGTGAATTTGTCGCATTAGTGCTTCGTGGAGATCATGAACTTAATGAAATCAAAGCTGAAAACTTAGCGCAGGTTTTTGAACCGTTAACCATGGCTAGCGAAGAAGAAATTGTGAAAGTAATGGGTGCAGCGCCAGGCTCATTAGGCCCGGTTAACAGCCCTATTCCTGTTATTGTTGACAGAACTGCAGCAGTAACATCTGACTTTGCTGTGGGTGCCAATGAAGATGGTAAACATTACTTTGGCGTTAACTGGTCTCGCGATCTTGAGTTAGGCGAAGTAGCTGACATTCGTAACGTTGTTGAAGGTGACCCTAGTCCTTGTGGTGAAGGTACATTAACCATTAAACGTGGTATTGAAGTAGGACACATCTTCCAACTAGGCACTAAATACTCTAAAGCGATGAACGCAGGTGTATTAACCGAGTCTGGTAAACATCAAGTTCTAGAAATGGGTTGTTACGGTATTGGTATTACGCGTATTGTGGCTTCAGCAATTGAACAAAACCATGATAAATTTGGTATCAAGTGGCCTGCGGCACTAGCCCCATTCAGTGTTGCAATTGTACCTATGAATATGCACAAATCTCATCGTATTCCAGCTATCGCTGAAGCCGTCTATGAAAAGCTAAAAGCAGCAGGTGTTGAAGTTTTATTTGATGATCGTAAAGAGCGCCCTGGCGTTATGTTTAACGATATGGAGCTGATCGGTATTCCACATCAAATTGTTATCGGTGAACGCAACTTAGATAACAATCAAATTGAATATAAAAATCGTCACACTGGTGAAAAAGCCCTTCTGTCGGTTGATGAAGCCGTTGATTTTGTGCTGAAGCAAATAAAAGCGTAATAGAAGTACGCAGGATTAATATGAAATTATCATTAAACAACATTAGCCAAGTTGATTGGCAAAAGATGGATGACTTAGTGCCAGCTATTGTTCAAGATGCAACAAGTGGCACCTTGTTAATGCAAGGCTACATGAACAAAGTCGCCTTAGAAACAACCTTTGAGAAAGGCTTAGTAACTTTCTTTAGTCGCAGTAAACAACGCTTATGGACCAAAGGTGAAACGTCAAACAATACCTTAGAGCTTGTCAGCGCGCACGTAGACTGTGATAACGACAGTATTCTTGTCTTGGCTAACCCAAATGGACCAACGTGCCATAAAGGCACAGAGAGCTGCTGGCAAGATAGCGAGGCAACACCTACTGTTGGTTTTATTGCCGATCTGGAGCGTGTTATTGCAAGTCGTAAAGGTGCAGATGCCGACTCATCCTATACAGCGTCACTTTACGCAAGTGGCATTAAACGTATCGCACAAAAAGTAGGTGAAGAAGGTGTAGAGACAGCGCTTGCTGCGACTGTTAAAGATCTTGAAGAGTTAAAAAATGAAAGTGCTGACTTGCTTTATCATTTGTTGGTATTGCTGCAAGCAAGTGATTTGTCGTTAAACGATGTTATAGACGTACTGAAAAAGCGTCATCAAAAGTAGCGTATTAACAAAAAGGTTAACACTTTTCTTAGCCGAATAAAAAAAAGAGCGTGTTGGTTAAACCTAACACGCTCTTTTTTTATTCTACTGCATAGTTAAGCTTTGTGGACATAAGCTCGAACTTGGTTACGACCATTACTTTTTGCCACATATAGCGCGCTATCTGCAGCCTCAATCCATTTCTGGTGTGAATTAAAGTCACTGTGGAATTCCGCGATACCTAAACTAACCGTGAATTTAATTTCAACTTCGTTAAATATAACCGTGGAGGCTTCAACTGAACGTCTCACACGTTCAGCAAATACGGCGGCATGTCGTGCATCAGTCTCTGGTAAAATAACGGCAAACTCTTCGCCACCGTATCGACCACCAATATCGGTTTCACGCAAGTTTTGCTTCAGTACTTTTGCTAAGTGGAGTATTGCTTCATCTCCGGCTGCATGGCCGTAGCTATCATTGACATTTTTAAAGTGATCAATATCGAATATTAATAGCGAGCTGATGTTATGCGTTCTACGCTGTCGTTGAAACTCTTTTTTCAAACACTCTTCCCAAAAGCCTCGATTGTTTAGATTTGTTAAACGATCCGTTTGGCTAAGACGCTTCAACTCTGTGTTTACTTCTTCTAGCTCAAGCTTTGACACCGCAACATCAGTAACATCGTAGATAATGATACAAATATGAGTAACCGCACCCATAGTGTTTGTAAGCGGAATAAAAGTCGCGTTTTGATACATAAACGGCGCGACACTGGTAATTGGCCGATAATTCTTAAATTTAAAAATATGCGGTGTCTGTTCCCATATCGTAAATGCTCTGTTTTTTAATACAAATACGGGATCCGTTTTTTGTCGAAGCCATGTCTCGTTTAGCTCTGGAAATGTTTCAAATAGCGACTGGTTACGAACGTCATAAGGCGAACGACCGCTATGATTTTCCATAAATCCATTCCAAACTTGAATTCGATAATGATCGTCTAGTACGACTAAACCAACATCAACCGATTGGAACATATCCATCAACCAGTGTATTTCTGATACTTCAATTTGTGCTGTTTGGTTTTGATCACTCATGATTATTCATCAAATAAAAAGTTTAGTTTATTACGAAGTGTAGGAATTGAGTCTTCAGTTATAAGTAATAGTAAGTCGCAGGTCACATTAAGACCTTCTAGACCATAACTAATTTCTACCGTTAAAGTTTTTTTCCAATGTGTAGAGTTAGTATAAATTAACTCAGATACATTGCAGTGTTGCCCAAGTACAACAGGGTGACCTTGGCTGAAATTTAAATCGAGTTGCTCCGACAGCCCTTTTAATACTGAGCCGATTAGAATATTGGCAATATCCATCAACAACTCTAGCTCTATGGTATCGTTTATTTGGCCTTCGTATTTCATTAGCTTAGCTAGATCTTTAAAGCCAGAATCACCTAAGATTAATAACGCCTCTCCAGCAACACCACCACTTATAAAACCTTGGCATACCCCTGAAGTCGATAAATTAGACTCCACCGACTGCAGGGCCATCGATAGTTCACTAACTTCAAGAATATTTACGTTTGGAATTGGCAGCTTTACAAATACCTGTAACACTTCTGCAAGTAAACTACCCGCCTGTCCCATGGCAACATTAGTGACCTCCTGCAAGACATCGCGCATTTCCTCATCGAGCACAGTATCAACCGAGGCACCGCGTTTGGTGAGATCCGCCTCGCTACTCACACCATACTTAGTCAATAAATCTTGAAGTTTGTCTTTATCTATCGGCTTTTTAATAAAGTCGAGTGCACCAAGAGATTTTACTCTTTCATGTGCTTCTTTTTGAATGTCACCGGATACAACGATAGTTAAAACTGGAAGGTTTTC from Psychrosphaera aestuarii encodes:
- the tsaA gene encoding tRNA (N6-threonylcarbamoyladenosine(37)-N6)-methyltransferase TrmO, which gives rise to MDTKHTIEPIGFIQTPFKEKFGIPRQPNLCAAKGTIVLDETLFSADSVNGLLSHSHIWLLFLFDQNIEKGWKENVRPPRLGGNKKIGVFATRSTFRPNAIGMSVVKLLSVEQVDKQLHIGVQGVDLVNNTPIVDIKPYIPYSDAIIDATSSLANDEPLQTLNVDFSVDAEASLKNLKITDETRKLMVDVLSQDPRPSYKKNKLDSKIYGITLDNINITWQVTNEVCEVIDVKAI
- a CDS encoding Kelch repeat-containing protein, with the translated sequence MLKQFNVLIFIAFGFISSSVPASSQTTFSINAQATPADDLVLSNDINMTRNADEPSELTKKDSLFVLPPLPIPTTANASVAVSNNSKTFIYSFMGLEQTDSGLDVSSKAWKLDLSETPQQWKAISAVPTIQKQKGRFATTATALDNFIYLLGGYSTNSVTRPKLSPNLQNVTDFYSYDPVNDTYQQLADMPVPVDDTVILPYQNRYLYVVSGWHKDGAVNLVQVFDTHKNSWFQASPLLGNGRFGHAAGIIDNQIVVCDGMEQTPQLASTPVLNIQASCLLGEINAMDPSKITWFQWVHPTDSGRFRMAAFSDIDNGSISFIGGSTKPYDINGKISSSQLAEPNADIWTYHADKRSWSIAESSNPVFDIKNVVKLNNQLLTIGGRESTGISNKVLNHSER
- a CDS encoding DUF2310 family Zn-ribbon-containing protein; this translates as MVVCQVKFVCQREISLEQAQTVISELLDELRYNGQILGREFALTLTNQAFVCHLVCPEQDAMDSKYFTPIIEEIVAELKDLGIAGPYIEVTGLESQSDFTDVCQSPKGYILYSTFVQSCSPIRCSEHFMPIPLYKLPEVVRKPLIKWQESQAACDQLQMNELSEIEAVMLEQLSLPNSQLSLKGRELLDQIESITGRPCFQYLYRVGGDSFEQETTRRCPSCDSHWRVNKPLFGLFDFKCDSCKLLSNISWNWQ
- a CDS encoding proline--tRNA ligase; its protein translation is MRTSDYIIATLKETPSDAEVISHQLMLRAGMIRKLASGLYTWLPTGLKVVRKVEQVVREELEKAGAIEMLMPVVQPADLWEESGRWQEYGPELLRIKDRHNRDFALGPTHEEVVTEFVRKEINSYKQLPLNLYQIQTKFRDEVRPRFGVMRSREFIMKDAYSFHLTTECLQQTYDRMHKAYCNIFERLGLDYRPVLADTGSIGGDASHEFHVLAESGEDAIAFSTVSQYAANVEKAEAVALKAEADAPTLEKTLVDTPNTKTIADLVGNFDVNIENTLKTLVVKASDAVDSEFVALVLRGDHELNEIKAENLAQVFEPLTMASEEEIVKVMGAAPGSLGPVNSPIPVIVDRTAAVTSDFAVGANEDGKHYFGVNWSRDLELGEVADIRNVVEGDPSPCGEGTLTIKRGIEVGHIFQLGTKYSKAMNAGVLTESGKHQVLEMGCYGIGITRIVASAIEQNHDKFGIKWPAALAPFSVAIVPMNMHKSHRIPAIAEAVYEKLKAAGVEVLFDDRKERPGVMFNDMELIGIPHQIVIGERNLDNNQIEYKNRHTGEKALLSVDEAVDFVLKQIKA
- the hisIE gene encoding bifunctional phosphoribosyl-AMP cyclohydrolase/phosphoribosyl-ATP diphosphatase HisIE — translated: MKLSLNNISQVDWQKMDDLVPAIVQDATSGTLLMQGYMNKVALETTFEKGLVTFFSRSKQRLWTKGETSNNTLELVSAHVDCDNDSILVLANPNGPTCHKGTESCWQDSEATPTVGFIADLERVIASRKGADADSSYTASLYASGIKRIAQKVGEEGVETALAATVKDLEELKNESADLLYHLLVLLQASDLSLNDVIDVLKKRHQK
- a CDS encoding sensor domain-containing diguanylate cyclase; amino-acid sequence: MSDQNQTAQIEVSEIHWLMDMFQSVDVGLVVLDDHYRIQVWNGFMENHSGRSPYDVRNQSLFETFPELNETWLRQKTDPVFVLKNRAFTIWEQTPHIFKFKNYRPITSVAPFMYQNATFIPLTNTMGAVTHICIIIYDVTDVAVSKLELEEVNTELKRLSQTDRLTNLNNRGFWEECLKKEFQRQRRTHNISSLLIFDIDHFKNVNDSYGHAAGDEAILHLAKVLKQNLRETDIGGRYGGEEFAVILPETDARHAAVFAERVRRSVEASTVIFNEVEIKFTVSLGIAEFHSDFNSHQKWIEAADSALYVAKSNGRNQVRAYVHKA
- a CDS encoding response regulator, giving the protein MKTSVVICDDSNLARKQMARSLPDDWEVDITFAVNGEDAMDKLRKGLGSVLFLDLNMPILDGYGVLEAIKKENLPVLTIVVSGDIQKEAHERVKSLGALDFIKKPIDKDKLQDLLTKYGVSSEADLTKRGASVDTVLDEEMRDVLQEVTNVAMGQAGSLLAEVLQVFVKLPIPNVNILEVSELSMALQSVESNLSTSGVCQGFISGGVAGEALLILGDSGFKDLAKLMKYEGQINDTIELELLMDIANILIGSVLKGLSEQLDLNFSQGHPVVLGQHCNVSELIYTNSTHWKKTLTVEISYGLEGLNVTCDLLLLITEDSIPTLRNKLNFLFDE